ATTTCATGAGACAATTGCCACATGAATGATGAAAGATTTTGACCTCTCTTCCAAGATGCGGAATTCCAAGGATGGCAAAATACACATGTGAATTTGAAATAATGCGTATTTTTTTAAGCCTAACACATATTATTGAAGATGCATCTACTAATGAGAACTAATATCAATATAAGTATTGTAATCAAGTATTATTTCTCATTTtggtatattttaaatgattgAGTCATctgcatataattattatagctCACTACACTGTCATGGGCTCTTCTCTGTGCAAAATATTGTTCTTCGTCTAAGTTGTTATAGGTGATTTTAAAATTCCCTGTCACAATTGCTTTTTGTAACAGAAAACTTTGTGTTTGAGGTAAGTTTAGTTTGAATTCTGACAATAAAGTTTGGAAGACATAATATCCATATTAGGAGACATCCCAAAATTCTAATCCCAAATTGGTCTAACGTTAGACAATTTGGGATTAATCACTACTCTACAGCTACAGGCAGGAGGATTACACAAAGCTAAAAGACAAAAGATTGTTCAAAGAGAATATAAAATTGCTGAAATATGAGCTTACTAAGTACACAGAAGCAGCAATTCAATTCATGCAATTTTCTGCAATTATAGATTGTGttgtttcatttgatttttagaTATACCTTTTTCAGATTAGATAGCTAATTACAATCAATTCATTATCACTCGGTTATAATATTTATGTGTAATAAACATACTATTACATGTATGATGTTATATCATATGCATATGTGGCTTGGATATTGCTGATCAATTGACAATAAATGCGATGTTGCCATTTACACACATGAAGGCCAAAAGCCATCACCATTAACTCCTGTCTGTGAGGATAAAATTAGTCCAAAAATTTGTCAGCTATTAATTATTGGCATCACTAAACAACTGATTTATGGTGTTGGTTGGCAGCTGCCAGGACATTGGTCAGAAATCTCATTACTTAAATTTTTAGAGGCTACACACAAAGTAACATTATATGGCAGTTTCTGACAGTGAGTAACTTGCTAGCTATAGTATTACAGGTCTACAGACAGACACAACTTCAGTGCCAAATTAATAGGATATTCTAGGTTGTTTCAGTATGTAACAGTAAAAACTAGCCCTGTAGCTACTATTTTTAGAATGttgtgttactatatttaggGTTTAGGGAATTAGGCTCTAGTAATTATAAATAGAGAGGATTGTTCATCAACAGTTACACACAGCCATATTTTATGATACATGTCTCAGGTCAATATGCTTCTTCCTTTGGTATAGCCCACTCATCATTCTTTGATTAAGAGTTCTGGAAGTCAGGAATCACTTTGTTGTATGTctagtaaatttattatttttgtgctgaataaaaataaaattgttcatCAGTATCATGTTGTGTAAAACTGTTGCTGGTTTGTTTTTTGATTGCTTTGATTGATTTTTATGTACACAGCAAAATTGGGAAAAAATGAAAAGGAGGTAATATATAATTGGTTACTGTTACTGTAAGTGCATCTGCAGTTTCTGTGAGATAAAGAGTTTTTTCTCTCAGGGGTAGTAACCAGATAGATTTTATGCTTAAAAATACAATCTATGACACAAATATTGATTCAGGATACTGTCACAATGTCTTTAGTTACTGATCTGTATAGTATTGTATGTACCTCTTCCTAAATTAAGGAAATATTTATCGATTATTACCAACAAAACATTTgcaaaatgacattttaattattgctttataatcttgatgatttatttataaactattagttgttttatttttaaagtttttctgatcaaatatatactgatgtTATAAATAGCTATAGTACTTGGGGTGATGTACGATGCTCAGACGATTGCATTATTCACACATCAGGTAAGACCGTAGTGTTATCAAACAACATCCTCTTTGGCAGGCACCACACCCAGTTAATAGATTGAATTATTCGTAACTCTCTTATGGTTGGCCAATACTTGGACGTCTGTATCTTGTACTTTATATTTTCCAGCTGGACGCACCACCAATCGAACCAAATAAGACGCAAAAAAGAATAAGGAGATAATGCAAAGGTGAAATTGACCCTGTCGATGCCTCTCAAGAGTTGCAATTGCTTGATCTTCATGCTTTGGGTCATTAAGTCTTAACCATGCTGTATTAGTAGGAGAAACCATAGCCACGTACCAATGATAGATGTTCCTTTTAAACAAGCGTGTATAGTCTGGATAGATATTTGCCAATctagcaatagtagtagcatATGTCAATCCTTCTACAATCCTGTCCAAGCGGTGGGAAGAATGCTCAAAATATTTTCCACCAGTATTCAGCATCAGCTTTTGTTTCTTCTAATCTTTCTgcttttggttttaatttacgCCTGCCACTATAAATTTTTGCAACCCAGGATGCTTGTGGTTCAGCTAAAGCTGGCATTGAGCCTATAACAGGACgaacaaaaccaacaaacgcTAAAGATGGATCATCATTATCAAAGATGTGCTTGTATCGATCACGAAATGATTTCAGTATATTGCTCAGAAAGGAATGGAAATGCAGGCTTGTATCCAGTGGATACAATCACAACATCAAACTCTTGCTTGGATCCATCACTAAATACAACTTCCTTTCCATTGCATGATTCAATTCCACCTTTTGGAACAAATTTCTTGTAATCAATAAGATCGAGGATGTGGCCATTCTTGTTAATAAAGAGATGCATAAATGGAGAGTCATTCTTCCATTCTGGTATACCATGGCCTTGATAATTCAGCAATGACCCACTGGTAGTCCATTTACATATCCAGCTCAACCCTGGTTTGCTGTAGTGAAATGGTGCAATTGTTGTCAACAAAGGAGACGATGCTTTATCTAAAGCTTGAGGATTCTTCCAAGGAAGGATTTTTGCAAAGCGTCGAAAGAAATGTTGACCTCTGGGAGCACTCCAATAGATACAACTAGTGTGATCGTACCATTCTTGACAAATATCAGCTGATGTTTCTCCACCTCCAAAAACCAAAAGTCTGCAGTTTCGATGTTCTTCTA
This genomic stretch from Gigantopelta aegis isolate Gae_Host unplaced genomic scaffold, Gae_host_genome ctg4602_pilon_pilon, whole genome shotgun sequence harbors:
- the LOC121392815 gene encoding LOW QUALITY PROTEIN: flavin-containing monooxygenase 5-like (The sequence of the model RefSeq protein was modified relative to this genomic sequence to represent the inferred CDS: inserted 2 bases in 1 codon), which produces MTYHDVTVLGAGWSGLLATKYMKEEGLTVVALERRDAIGGLWYYSDDPAEKTVMKSTRTTSSSTLTEMSDYPMPEEIGMFPHHAKILEYLKSYCEEFDLLRHIRFNTTAEKVEKKGEIWHVYTSTGITYTSKFLIVSTGEPIADDPRDAIFGNFTGSIYHAKEIKEPIEEHRNCRLLVFGGGETSADICQEWYDHTSCIYWSAPRGQHFFRRFAKILPWKNPQALDKASSPLLTTIAPFHYSKPGLSWICKWTTSGSLLNYQGHGIPEWKNDSPFMHLFINKNGHILDLIDYKKFVPKGGIESCNGKEVVFSDGSKQEFDVVIVSTGYKPAFPFLSEXNILKSFRDRYKHIFDNDDPSLAFVGFVRPVIGSMPALAEPQASWVAKIYSGRRKLKPKAERLEETKADAEYWWKIF